The genomic DNA TTGATTTATATTCAGTAAACATAGAAGATCTAAAGTAATGCAGCAGCTATGAAAAAGTTTCCTCACAAAAAGGCATGCTTGTTTTCATGAGattttccttccttcctttattgtttttcctttttgaatTGTTTATTTGTTCGTCCACGTGCTCGGAGAGACTTAGTAGCTGACATGTTATTGGATTGCaagaaatttcaatatattaaaatgCGATACTGAGTACAGTTCATGCAAACTcaaggcatatatatatatatatatatatatatatatatatatatatattaatccaGTGAGCTGCACTGGGGGAGAGGGAAGGAATAGAAGCATCAAAGGTATAGTTTATCCTGAAAAACTGAAACTTCCAAAGCTCTAGAATGAATTAAATATAACTTTTGCATGCAGGAGAAGTATTAAAAGTCCAAGCTCAatcagaagaagaaaagttatGCCAGGCTACTTAAGTGCAGACAGCAAGCAATCTAAGCCTTGGAGATTGAACAAAAAACCTATGATATCGTATTTTATTAGAAACAGGATCGCATCTTCTGGTAAATATAAACAGACCCAATTCTACGAATAAAATGGTTCAGATTGTTCAACGAGCTTGAGGTCTCACTCTACTTCACAAAGCAAGAGCATATTTCCTTCAACGGCACCCAACTTCGGTCGGTTAaatcaaacaaaatataaaatgatattGTGGTTTCGACGAAATCTTTTAGTGGTATTCCTGGTCAGGAAAGATTCTGTTTTTCTCAACTAAACTGATGAGACAATTTAGCATGAATGCACGAGCATAGGGCATAGATAATAGTTGGCAGCACGATACCTTGCAGCAACCATTGGGCATGTCCTGCAATATACAGCCTGACGGAAGCCTCCTGCAGTTGGCAAAAGCAAAACCCTCTATGGTATCGGGGAACAGATCCACGGAAATGTCGGCCACGGCCCAAATCCCCTCAGCATGCTGCTTGCAGAACCTAAGGAACTTCACTCGGCGCACTGGAACCAAAGGTGATAGCACTTGAAGCTCCGCTTCCATCTAAAAGCAAGCTTCTTGTGAGTTCTAAATTCTATCAGTTGCGCTGAGTCTCCAAAAGTTCAGAATcggtaattaaaaaaaaaataccaatTGGAGAGCCCCGTTTCGATTTCCACTTATGCCGCCGGAAATAACATCAATGATGGACGCTCTGGCAATCATGCACAGAAATGTTTCCGCCCATCGGTCCTGTTCAGGAGAGAAGTTGACAAAATTACAACAAGCTCGATACAATTATTTAACatacaataaaattttccaagtgatagataatttagtattgGACACTAAGCCATTTTATACCACATCCATTAGTATTTCCACGGCTGCCAAGCTATTGATGAGCAGGATTGCTGTCTCCCTGGAGCCCTCCGGCACAAAGTTTCTAGGCTTAGAACCACAATGGGGAGAGAATATCCTCATGTACTCCTCATGGTTCAGCACTTCTCTCGCCCCATCAAAGCTCCGGGCCCAAAGTGGAGTGTTCACTTCAGCCATCTTGATCAGTTCATTCATGGAACAGACAGCAAGCTCTAGAAACATGGACTTCTCATGCAATGCTTCATTGCCACCTTCTGCAGCACCTCTAATTGGTTTCGTCATAGGATCGACTGGCGGGGCAATAGAAAACCCATCTGGAAAGCCAAGGCTGCTGGGCCCTGCCACCCTGACTGGGATGCCTACATTCTCAAGCCCGCTGCTCGgtgcaggaggaggaggaggggcgGCAGAGGCCATGATTGAACGAGCGAACGGGGAGATTGGCCTTCCTAGGAACTTGTTAGAAAGAACACATATGCGGGTCAGTTCATCTTTGAGTCGGGCATTCTCGAGCTTCAGCTGCTGctcctcaggggtcatcctGCTACCATTAAGAACCGCAGGCCCACCACAGGTGTTGCAGATTGGTCGGTTCAGCTTCGTCCTCATTGCATGGTTCTCATTTCGGAGCCTGGTATTGTCCTCCCTTAGCATCGCATTCTCATGGCGCTCCATTTGTGTCTTTGCGGTTTAAGTCAGAAGAACTTGATAAAGTCAGTCACAATCAACCTgggaaaaagaattaaaaggaGGCAAGATAACGAGTCGAAACTTGTGTATATACTTCACCTTCAGCTGAGTCCTCCGGTTTTGGAACCAGAACTTGATCTGCTTACTCTCCAAGCCGAGCCTGCGGCTGAGCTCATTCCGCTGTTTCTCATCTGGATGTGGGCACTCCTTGAAGAATCTGAAAAACATGGAAGACAGCAATAGCCAATAACTTAAACACAAGCAAATTAACCAAATAGCAAACCAAACCAATACGGAAAgctatatatgcatgtatatctAAAATATTCATTCAAGTGCAGCAGATTTCACAGAATAATTACTACATTGGAGATTAACTAGCACCGAATCTTTCCCTATTCCTAGAAAATTATATTCAATTTGATCGAAAACATAAAACTTGGGATTAGAGACATTACGATTCGAGAAGCTGGATCTGCTGGGGAGTGTGCCTATggtacttcttcttcttggggGGCTGGTCCTGCTGTCCATCGCCTTCGACGAGTTCCACCTCGACATCGACCTCGTCCCCAGACCCAGCGTCGAAGTTCTCGCTGCCTTCGTGGCTCTCATAGCCTTCCTCCTTGAGTTGAGCCATGAAGTCTGCCTCGAAGTTGTTAACACCACCAAACAGTCCCATGAAGTTGTTGTTGTCACCAGCACCGTGCAGCCCGTCCATTGATGTTCTTGTCTATACCACCTCCTGCGAGCAGCAGCACGACCAAGAAACCATCAGATTCACCGACATTTGCATTGCAGGAAaccaaactatatatatatatatatattgaggaaaaggaaaaaaaaaagaacccaaccaaaaagaaaaaaaagaaaaaagaaaaaagaaagaaagatgatATGATAGCTGCAGCTAGGTAGGGAGGGGGTGTGAGAGGAGTTGTACTGGACATGTTGCCGTAGCTGTTCTTGCAATGCCACCGCAGCTCTATTGCTCTATTGCTCTACTGCTCTACTGGAAATGAATGAGGAGAGGAGACCCCACCCTCCcttcttccctctctctctctctctctctctacgaCTCTATTGCTTCTGAT from Punica granatum isolate Tunisia-2019 chromosome 2, ASM765513v2, whole genome shotgun sequence includes the following:
- the LOC116194312 gene encoding homeobox-leucine zipper protein ANTHOCYANINLESS 2-like; amino-acid sequence: MDGLHGAGDNNNFMGLFGGVNNFEADFMAQLKEEGYESHEGSENFDAGSGDEVDVEVELVEGDGQQDQPPKKKKYHRHTPQQIQLLESFFKECPHPDEKQRNELSRRLGLESKQIKFWFQNRRTQLKTQMERHENAMLREDNTRLRNENHAMRTKLNRPICNTCGGPAVLNGSRMTPEEQQLKLENARLKDELTRICVLSNKFLGRPISPFARSIMASAAPPPPPAPSSGLENVGIPVRVAGPSSLGFPDGFSIAPPVDPMTKPIRGAAEGGNEALHEKSMFLELAVCSMNELIKMAEVNTPLWARSFDGAREVLNHEEYMRIFSPHCGSKPRNFVPEGSRETAILLINSLAAVEILMDVDRWAETFLCMIARASIIDVISGGISGNRNGALQLMEAELQVLSPLVPVRRVKFLRFCKQHAEGIWAVADISVDLFPDTIEGFAFANCRRLPSGCILQDMPNGCCKVTWIEHSEYDEGLIPDLYRSFLRSGLGFGAQRWVATLQRQCEFLTMLMPSANPGEEPSGINLSGRRSMLKLAQRMVDNFCSGVCTSMVGDWEMLYAGNIGQDIRVMTRNSLNNPGLPPGILLSASTSVWMPVSHEVLFNFLRDERVRSEWDILSRGGLMQEAVHIAKGQSRENCVSLLRANPVGENATGMLILQETWSDASGSLVVYAPVDVQSINLVMGSEDSSFVALLPSGFVILPDACDPLGTGNVLINGGSICAGSLLTVGFQILVNSVPMAKLNAESVETVNGLIACTVQKIKAALQLA